The following are from one region of the Dreissena polymorpha isolate Duluth1 chromosome 2, UMN_Dpol_1.0, whole genome shotgun sequence genome:
- the LOC127867042 gene encoding uncharacterized protein LOC127867042, producing MAESGTRPDEPERFPRQGNMSSKQDLIQWENTSVETCTILNWLGYGQEIIQARRDAYREQGKLLTARRCGGATIIITGSKGEGLSSYFESDMDVIAVNNRVFCLDDDVNSSAFPGEITVLRSLSRRSYHGHCRLLLERRGTTMLKQVNDAFCDDGYGRELLSSDLYVNNWSKQGLRKGEVQHERAGPSIPSTLHGHLHRDKVHALHYYCPNILSKWAARPRHWPPPEAVQRVVSLGAVLTPVGFKGSEYQHVEWRVCFNAGEIELISNLNDTQTKLYVLLKMIKNDVLNPRKKEVSSYTLKNIVLWMAENNPQASFHKKSILQWLHEALDALRVALITLELPYYMIPERNLMATSGLDEEQQRTWISTITDMLNEGPRVILRLPKIRQCIVAHPEPLRWYSGRRIELEMLALMLTYRDLICSDENGEVDDTDAILQALYRRRYEVITDVRVRMMMEGSRDINEDAVFFRILM from the exons ATGGCTGAAAGTGGCACAAGACCTGATGAACCGGAAAGATTCCCAAGACAGGGCAATATGTCCAGCAAACAAGACTTG ATTCAGTGGGAAAATACCTCCGTTGAGACATGCACTATACTGAACTGGCTCGGTTACGGACAGGAGATAATACAGGCTCGGAGAGACGCATATCGGGAGCAAGGCAAGCTGTTAACTGCACGGCGATGTGGAGGGGCAACGATAATTATTACGGGTAGCAAAGGTGAGGGGCTGAGCAGCTACTTTGAAAGTGATATGGATGTAATAGCTGTAAATAATAGAGTATTCTGTTTAGATGATGATGTAAATTCAAGTGCCTTTCCTGGGGAGATAACCGTGTTGAGATCACTCAGCCGCAGGAGTTACCATGGTCACTGTAGACTGCTACTGGAGAGACGCGGTACAACAATGCTCAAGCAAGTAAATGATGCGTTTTGTGATGACGGATATGGTCGCGAACTTTTGAGCAGTGACTTGTATGTTAATAACTGGTCGAAACAAGGCTTGAGAAAGGGCGAGGTGCAGCATGAGCGTGCGGGACCGTCAATTCCGAGTACATTGCATGGACACTTGCACCGTGACAAAGTACATGCATTACATTACTACTGCCCCAACATTCTGTCAAAATGGGCCGCAAGACCTCGCCACTGGCCGCCACCGGAAGCCGTTCAGAGGGTCGTATCACTTGGGGCAGTTCTTACGCCTGTTGGATTTAAAGGAAGtgaatatcaacatgttgaatggagaGTGTGTTTTAACGCCGGTGAGATCGAACTAATTAGCAATCTTAATGACACTCAaactaaattgtatgttttattgaaaatgataaagaacGATGTATTAAATCCACGTAAGAAAGAAGTGTCATCgtacacattgaaaaacatcgttttatggatggcggaaaataatcctcaagcctcgtttcataaaaaaagtattttgcagTGGTTGCATGAAGCATTGGATGCGCTTAGAGTTGCATTGATCACCTTAGAGCTACCATACTATATGATTCCAGAAAGGAATTTGATGGCAACCTCTGGACTGGATGAGGAACAGCAACGCACATGGATATCAACGATTACAGATATGCTCAATGAAGGTCCTAGGGTGATACTAAGACTTCCAAAGATACGACAATGCATCGTAGCTCACCCTGAACCATTACGATGGTACAGCGGGAGGAGAATAGAGCTGGAAATGCTAGCGCTCATGCTCACGTACAGAGACTTAATCTGCAGTGATGAGAACGGGGAGGTTGACGATACCGATGCGATTTTGCAGGCATTATACAGACGAAGATACGAGGTTATAACGGATGTTCGCGTGAGGATGATGATGGAAGGAAGTCGAGATATCAACGAGGATGCTGTTTTTTTTAGAATTCTGATGTAA
- the LOC127867056 gene encoding uncharacterized protein LOC127867056 isoform X2, which yields MNKAVVFLFVIGLKISVVTAWWSTDSPLRFPDDCNSEALRTFATNCGLSEHSMGNHYILRDSKSNDINNIVIVIPDDLRDFGTCEKIVRDLNERCNKDYFDY from the exons ATGAACAAGGCTGTGGTTTTCCTCTTCGTCATAGGTCTTAAGATCTCCGTAGTGACAG cCTGGTGGTCGACGGACTCACCTCTTCGGTTCCCAGACGACTGTAACAGCGAAGCCTTGCGGACTTTTGCGACCAACTGCGGGCTCTCGGAGCACTCCATG GGGAACCACTACATCCTGAGGGATTCAAAGAGCAATGACATCAACAACATCGTCATAGTGATACCAGATGACTTGCGAGATTTCGGCACGTGCGAGAAGATCGTTCGAGATCTCAATGAGAGATGCAATAAGGATTACTTCGACTACTAA